One window from the genome of Streptomyces sp. WZ-12 encodes:
- a CDS encoding serine hydrolase domain-containing protein, with translation MRSAAGGPAIEERLADTLARIDAPDVVLAVTRQGHRTVLSGGSALAPPTPRPALRYELGSLSKTFTVLLLAELAVNGELSLDDPLTARLPRLPLNHPRSGRITLRHLATHTSGLPRIPADLLLGALLRPYDDGYSGYATEHLLRTFARTRPRHRPGTRWRYSNFGLALLGSALSHTTGTAYPDLLAARVLKPLGLTGTTLAPGATGTDAVGHRANGTTPVRGTDMGAFAAAGAVRATPDDLLTYVEAHLSPGGSPLAAALRTVQVPLLRRGWRHRNTHTLTWYQHPAPRGPLLFHVGATFGQQAFVGYHPASGTGLIALATRRGHTCRMVTSAYELLYALAGDGGPAGAGAPVTAPR, from the coding sequence ATGCGGAGCGCAGCCGGCGGGCCGGCCATCGAAGAACGGCTGGCGGACACGCTGGCCCGCATCGACGCCCCGGACGTCGTGCTGGCCGTCACCCGGCAGGGCCACCGGACCGTGCTCAGCGGCGGCAGCGCGCTGGCACCGCCCACCCCGCGCCCCGCGCTGCGCTACGAACTCGGTTCGCTGTCCAAGACGTTCACCGTGCTGCTGCTGGCCGAGCTCGCGGTGAACGGGGAACTCTCCCTGGACGATCCGCTGACCGCCCGCCTCCCCCGCCTGCCGCTGAACCATCCGCGCTCCGGCCGGATCACCCTGCGGCACCTGGCCACCCACACCTCCGGGCTGCCCCGGATCCCCGCCGACCTGCTGCTCGGCGCGCTGCTCCGCCCGTACGACGACGGCTACTCCGGATACGCCACCGAGCACCTGCTGCGGACCTTCGCGCGGACCCGCCCCCGGCACCGGCCCGGCACCCGCTGGCGCTACTCCAACTTCGGTCTGGCGCTGCTCGGTTCGGCGCTGAGCCACACCACCGGCACCGCCTACCCGGACCTGCTCGCCGCCCGGGTGCTCAAGCCGCTCGGGCTCACCGGCACCACCCTGGCGCCCGGTGCGACCGGCACCGACGCCGTCGGTCACCGGGCCAACGGCACCACCCCGGTGCGCGGCACCGACATGGGGGCCTTCGCCGCCGCCGGGGCGGTCCGCGCCACCCCCGACGACCTGCTGACTTACGTGGAGGCGCACCTGTCCCCCGGGGGCAGCCCGCTGGCCGCCGCGCTGCGCACCGTGCAGGTGCCGCTGCTGCGGCGCGGCTGGCGGCACCGCAACACCCACACCCTGACGTGGTACCAACACCCGGCGCCGCGCGGCCCGTTGCTCTTCCACGTCGGGGCGACCTTCGGCCAGCAGGCGTTCGTCGGCTACCACCCGGCGTCCGGGACCGGGCTGATCGCGCTCGCCACCCGCCGCGGCCACACCTGCCGGATGGTGACCTCCGCCTACGAGTTGCTGTACGCGCTCGCCGGCGACGGCGGTCCCGCCGGGGCCGGCGCGCCGGTCACAGCTCCCCGGTGA
- a CDS encoding DUF6895 family protein has product MTPTAASLATPASPALLHRVGDRALGWLDAHREYFRLTPEDRATGSATIERLKPIGELAINMRVLFREGVAGSRQRTRAGALLDFAWRELLDGGNVLATLQRDEPLSPVPLEIYAPFHELGHRHPGLEAGLGASRRTSTWTALEMVPNRRLGVLNAERKLGLAPSADFGEALAHTWLGRLPEPWTVQLHIAYDITHTVFHVTNWGEAPDRIPPDIAGYLGRYLPAWLEDWAELEHWDLVGELLVVDACLPRPTLDARLWQRYAAAQAESGAMPIQRAMPEGTPDLVFDQVHHPTLVAAFASAMATSRALTTDAD; this is encoded by the coding sequence GTGACCCCGACGGCTGCGTCCCTGGCCACCCCGGCCTCCCCGGCACTGCTGCACCGGGTCGGCGACCGGGCCCTGGGCTGGCTCGACGCGCACCGCGAATACTTCCGGTTGACGCCCGAGGACCGCGCCACCGGCAGCGCGACGATCGAACGGCTCAAGCCCATCGGCGAGTTGGCGATCAACATGCGGGTGCTGTTCCGGGAGGGCGTCGCCGGGTCCCGGCAGCGCACCCGGGCCGGTGCGCTGCTGGACTTCGCCTGGCGGGAGCTGCTCGACGGCGGCAACGTGCTGGCCACGCTCCAGCGCGACGAGCCGCTCTCCCCGGTGCCGCTGGAGATCTACGCACCGTTCCACGAGCTCGGCCACCGCCACCCGGGTCTGGAGGCGGGCCTGGGCGCATCCCGCCGGACCAGTACCTGGACGGCGCTGGAGATGGTGCCCAACCGGCGGCTCGGGGTGCTCAACGCCGAGCGCAAGCTGGGCCTGGCCCCCAGCGCCGACTTCGGCGAGGCGCTCGCGCACACCTGGCTGGGCCGGCTGCCCGAGCCGTGGACGGTGCAACTGCACATCGCCTACGACATCACCCACACCGTCTTCCACGTCACCAACTGGGGCGAGGCGCCGGACCGGATCCCGCCGGACATCGCCGGCTACCTCGGCCGGTACCTGCCGGCCTGGCTGGAGGACTGGGCGGAGCTCGAACACTGGGACCTGGTCGGCGAACTCCTGGTCGTGGACGCCTGCTTGCCGCGTCCCACCCTGGACGCCCGGCTGTGGCAGCGGTACGCGGCCGCCCAGGCCGAGTCCGGGGCCATGCCGATCCAGCGGGCGATGCCCGAAGGCACGCCGGACCTGGTCTTCGACCAGGTCCACCACCCCACCCTGGTCGCCGCGTTCGCCTCGGCGATGGCCACCTCGCGCGCGCTGACCACCGACGCCGACTGA
- a CDS encoding DUF6895 family protein, translating into MTAGRGDPELLDDLVGRSLGWLTEWRDHFRLPPDATTDADPNLTLKPLGELAELTQLIASCHPRADFRAAAQGLFTFAWRQAREGELFAELIRGEPHATYPVEIYGAFAQAGLRHPAVEELVLTTTGLRGWRVAREDHTRTLGVLNAERRIGLSQHAAFDAEFALTGLGLLPEPWALDRRAAYGVTHDVFHLTDWGRNRRRLAPEAAGYLRLWLPSWLENWLEEQLWDLVGELLAVAACLPAAPYDAAAWRRLADAQAADGGVPETGAAPRPDDPTEAFRACYHSTLVTAFAGTLARIASEEAGTGPLPVRDAATVAGRTPCESEAAL; encoded by the coding sequence GTGACCGCCGGCCGGGGCGACCCGGAGCTGCTGGACGACCTGGTCGGGCGGAGCCTGGGCTGGCTGACCGAGTGGCGGGACCACTTCCGGCTCCCGCCGGACGCGACGACCGACGCCGACCCCAACCTCACCCTCAAACCCCTCGGCGAACTGGCCGAGCTGACCCAACTGATCGCCTCCTGCCACCCGCGGGCCGACTTCCGGGCCGCGGCGCAGGGGCTGTTCACGTTCGCCTGGCGACAGGCCCGCGAGGGCGAGCTGTTCGCCGAGCTGATCCGCGGGGAGCCGCACGCCACCTACCCGGTGGAGATCTACGGCGCCTTCGCACAGGCCGGGCTGCGGCATCCGGCCGTGGAGGAGCTGGTGCTCACCACGACCGGGCTGCGCGGCTGGCGGGTGGCCCGCGAGGACCACACCCGCACCCTCGGGGTGCTCAACGCCGAGCGGCGGATCGGGCTGTCCCAACACGCCGCGTTCGACGCCGAGTTCGCCCTGACCGGGCTGGGGCTGCTGCCCGAGCCCTGGGCGCTGGACCGGAGGGCGGCGTACGGCGTGACGCACGACGTCTTCCACCTCACCGACTGGGGCCGCAACCGGCGGCGGCTGGCCCCGGAGGCCGCCGGCTATCTGCGGCTCTGGCTGCCCTCCTGGCTGGAGAACTGGCTGGAGGAGCAACTGTGGGACCTGGTCGGCGAGTTGCTGGCGGTCGCCGCGTGCCTGCCGGCCGCCCCGTACGACGCGGCGGCCTGGCGGCGGCTGGCCGACGCGCAGGCCGCCGACGGCGGCGTGCCCGAGACCGGTGCGGCGCCCCGGCCGGACGACCCGACCGAGGCGTTCCGGGCCTGCTACCACTCCACCCTGGTGACCGCGTTCGCCGGCACCCTCGCCCGTATCGCCTCGGAGGAGGCCGGGACCGGCCCGTTGCCGGTCCGGGACGCGGCGACGGTGGCCGGACGGACGCCCTGCGAAAGCGAGGCTGCGCTGTGA
- a CDS encoding GNAT family N-acetyltransferase, producing MTDTELDAVRARYDRQLRRAAPADPGTSVERDGPVVRQTGGPDDWNGVLWSDLDDTTADAAIAAQRHHFAARGLAFEWKTYAHDRPADLADRLRAAGFVPEPPESLMVARASDLAAEPEPPAGVRLATVSGPAGVELTVRVHAEVFGTPAERLRHRLRAHLARDPDALVLVVALAGETPVSAARLELPAGTDFAGLWGGGTLPAWRGRGVYRALVARRAALAAARGFRYLQVDASDRSSPILSRLGFATLSTTTPYVREP from the coding sequence ATGACGGACACGGAGCTCGACGCGGTACGCGCGCGCTACGACCGACAGTTGCGACGGGCGGCCCCGGCCGACCCCGGCACCTCGGTGGAGCGCGACGGGCCGGTGGTACGGCAGACCGGCGGGCCCGACGACTGGAACGGCGTGCTCTGGTCGGACCTGGACGACACCACCGCCGACGCCGCCATCGCGGCGCAGCGCCACCACTTCGCGGCCCGGGGCCTGGCCTTCGAATGGAAGACCTACGCCCACGACCGCCCCGCGGACCTCGCCGACCGGCTGCGCGCGGCCGGCTTCGTCCCGGAGCCGCCGGAGTCCTTGATGGTGGCGCGGGCCTCCGACCTCGCCGCGGAGCCCGAGCCCCCGGCGGGCGTGCGGCTGGCGACGGTGAGCGGCCCGGCCGGGGTGGAGCTGACGGTGCGGGTCCACGCCGAGGTGTTCGGGACGCCCGCCGAGCGCCTGCGGCACCGGCTGCGCGCCCACCTGGCACGGGATCCGGACGCACTGGTGCTGGTGGTCGCCCTGGCGGGTGAGACGCCGGTGTCCGCGGCCCGCCTGGAACTCCCGGCCGGAACGGACTTCGCCGGCCTGTGGGGCGGCGGCACCCTACCCGCCTGGCGGGGCCGGGGCGTCTACCGGGCGCTGGTCGCCCGGCGGGCAGCGCTCGCCGCCGCGCGGGGATTTCGCTACCTCCAGGTAGATGCCTCCGATCGGAGCAGTCCGATCCTGTCCCGGCTGGGCTTCGCGACGTTGAGCACAACCACGCCGTACGTCCGCGAGCCCTGA
- a CDS encoding IS982 family transposase, whose translation MTTNLDALLAALYVFIDDHVAPRRRIGRPPKLTDAELLCLAVAQVLLGFPSARQWIRFVHARLGHLFRYLPQQSAYNKRLNAAGPLISAVIQALARQVPTWHDNLRLIDSTPLPCAASRETVKRSDLAGHAGYGYCASHSRFFWGLRLYLLTTAEGMPVSWCLANPKLGERQVMTALLERDHHLMRSGQVILADKGFAGREFEAFLEERLGVHLVRPDLKNEPVRHGRLAHVRQWIEAVFDTLKGQLSLEQHGGRTPAGVFARTGQRLLALATAIWHNWNTNAPAKRSLIAYDH comes from the coding sequence GTGACGACAAACCTGGACGCCCTTCTGGCTGCACTGTACGTGTTCATCGATGACCATGTGGCCCCTCGTCGCCGGATCGGGCGACCCCCGAAACTGACAGACGCCGAACTGCTGTGCCTGGCCGTCGCCCAGGTCCTACTGGGCTTTCCCTCGGCCCGGCAATGGATCCGCTTCGTACACGCCCGACTGGGACACCTCTTTCGCTACCTGCCCCAGCAATCCGCCTACAACAAGCGCCTGAACGCCGCCGGCCCACTGATCTCGGCCGTGATCCAGGCACTGGCCAGGCAGGTGCCCACCTGGCACGACAACCTGCGGCTGATCGACTCCACACCACTGCCGTGCGCCGCCTCCCGCGAGACAGTCAAACGCTCCGACCTGGCAGGGCACGCCGGATACGGCTACTGCGCGAGCCATTCTCGCTTCTTCTGGGGATTGCGGCTCTACCTGCTGACCACAGCCGAGGGCATGCCGGTGTCCTGGTGCCTGGCCAACCCCAAACTCGGCGAACGCCAGGTGATGACCGCGCTGCTGGAACGCGACCACCACCTCATGCGCTCCGGTCAAGTGATTCTTGCGGACAAGGGCTTCGCCGGGCGGGAGTTCGAGGCGTTCCTCGAAGAGCGCCTGGGCGTCCATCTGGTGCGGCCGGACCTGAAGAACGAGCCTGTCCGGCATGGACGCCTGGCCCACGTCCGCCAGTGGATCGAGGCGGTATTCGACACCCTCAAAGGCCAGCTCAGCCTCGAACAACACGGAGGCCGGACACCCGCTGGTGTCTTCGCCCGCACCGGCCAACGACTCCTCGCCCTGGCCACGGCGATCTGGCACAACTGGAACACCAACGCCCCAGCCAAGCGATCACTGATCGCCTATGACCACTGA
- a CDS encoding TOBE domain-containing protein, giving the protein MPSYSIGQAARLLGVSSETVRRWADGGQLRMDRDGAGNRAIDGVSLAAFAKERAAGAHPVPGEVRTSVRNAFAGIVTAVTLDDVIAQVEIQSGPHRVVSVVSREAVEELGIEVGMEATARVKSTHVHVDRPDGRG; this is encoded by the coding sequence GTGCCCTCGTACAGCATTGGTCAGGCAGCGCGGCTGCTGGGTGTCAGCTCGGAGACCGTCCGGCGGTGGGCCGACGGCGGGCAGTTGCGGATGGACCGGGACGGCGCCGGAAACCGGGCGATCGACGGGGTGAGTCTGGCCGCGTTCGCCAAGGAGCGGGCCGCGGGGGCGCATCCGGTGCCCGGCGAGGTCCGCACCTCGGTCCGGAACGCCTTCGCCGGGATCGTCACCGCGGTCACCCTCGACGACGTGATCGCGCAGGTCGAGATCCAGTCGGGGCCGCACCGGGTGGTGTCGGTGGTCAGCCGGGAGGCCGTCGAGGAGTTGGGCATCGAGGTCGGCATGGAGGCCACCGCGCGGGTCAAGTCCACCCATGTGCACGTGGACCGGCCGGACGGGCGCGGCTGA
- a CDS encoding helix-turn-helix domain-containing protein, which produces MHVHDLLQLDALDLTLLWGEESLLAQEVSGVTATDLEAPARFLQPGELVLSGLVWWAPEDGREKADRFVAALAEAGAAALLAGEETHGAVPDVLVESCRAHRVALLAVPAHITFRDITEAVYLRRWGDLSRRPAGHYALPENVRTELAGLLAGGATPDALLDRAFAHLGGPACWLLTATGRVVAGTPDAPELTPRQARRELTAGAGTTLRIEGDAGPYDGWFLRLRGADDAPPRVLHEIAEVLAQYRHHAAARETTARRAADALLALTAEGTGAFDAALHDCGLPADGPFRVVVAALDDAEPGPVVRALAEALWHRPEAPFAAGRLPDGRAAAVVAGAHDEGVRALREAWPALHDCRPKTALHAGVSGPATTPGDLNAALGQASYALAAARSADPTGAGVTSVDDLTTLGALLSGVPAEVRAAFSSRVLGPLARAGSTSHRMLLETLEVFLAQHGSWARTAEILHLHVNTVHYRIQRIETLTGRDLSRLDHKLDLHAALLCR; this is translated from the coding sequence ATGCACGTCCACGACCTCCTCCAGCTCGATGCGCTCGACCTGACCCTCCTGTGGGGCGAGGAATCACTGCTCGCTCAAGAGGTCAGCGGGGTCACCGCGACCGACCTGGAGGCGCCGGCGCGGTTCCTCCAACCGGGAGAGCTGGTGTTGAGCGGGCTGGTGTGGTGGGCGCCCGAGGACGGCAGGGAGAAGGCGGACCGGTTCGTGGCGGCGCTGGCCGAGGCCGGGGCAGCCGCGCTGCTGGCCGGCGAGGAGACCCACGGAGCGGTCCCGGACGTACTGGTCGAGTCCTGTCGCGCCCATCGCGTCGCGCTGCTCGCGGTGCCCGCGCACATCACGTTCCGGGACATCACCGAGGCGGTGTACCTGCGACGCTGGGGCGACCTCAGCCGCCGCCCGGCCGGCCACTACGCGCTACCGGAGAACGTGCGCACCGAGCTCGCCGGGCTGCTCGCCGGCGGCGCCACGCCGGACGCCCTGCTGGACCGGGCGTTCGCGCACCTGGGCGGCCCGGCCTGCTGGCTGCTGACCGCCACCGGCCGGGTGGTCGCCGGTACCCCCGACGCGCCCGAACTGACGCCACGCCAGGCCCGACGGGAGCTCACCGCCGGCGCCGGCACCACCCTGCGCATCGAGGGGGACGCCGGCCCGTACGACGGCTGGTTCCTGCGGCTGCGCGGCGCGGACGACGCCCCGCCGCGGGTGCTGCACGAGATAGCCGAGGTCCTCGCCCAGTACCGGCACCACGCCGCAGCCCGGGAGACCACCGCGCGCCGAGCCGCGGACGCGCTGCTGGCGCTGACCGCCGAGGGGACCGGGGCGTTCGACGCGGCGCTGCACGACTGCGGGTTGCCCGCCGACGGCCCGTTCCGGGTGGTGGTGGCGGCGCTGGACGACGCCGAACCGGGGCCGGTGGTCCGGGCGTTGGCCGAGGCGCTGTGGCACCGCCCCGAAGCGCCGTTCGCGGCCGGCCGGTTGCCGGACGGCCGGGCGGCCGCGGTGGTCGCCGGGGCGCACGACGAGGGCGTCCGGGCCCTGCGCGAGGCGTGGCCGGCACTGCACGACTGCCGGCCAAAGACCGCGCTGCACGCCGGCGTGAGCGGCCCCGCGACCACCCCCGGTGACCTCAACGCCGCGCTCGGACAGGCCAGTTACGCCCTGGCCGCGGCCCGCTCGGCGGATCCGACGGGCGCCGGCGTCACCTCCGTCGACGATCTGACGACGCTGGGTGCGCTGCTCTCCGGGGTGCCCGCGGAGGTCCGCGCGGCGTTCAGCAGCCGGGTGCTCGGCCCGCTGGCGCGCGCCGGCAGCACCTCGCACCGGATGCTGCTGGAGACACTGGAGGTCTTCCTCGCCCAACACGGCTCCTGGGCGCGGACCGCGGAGATCCTGCACCTGCACGTCAACACCGTGCACTACCGCATCCAGCGGATCGAGACCCTCACCGGCCGCGACCTGTCCCGACTCGACCACAAACTCGACCTGCACGCGGCCCTGTTGTGCCGCTGA
- a CDS encoding FAD binding domain-containing protein, which translates to MDLNTVLEVRDARLHAPWRPGDAWLGGGTYLFSEPQPHLRRLVDLGRMGWEPVSQLPDGSLEIAATCTIAQLSRFAAALPAPAAPLFEQCCRAFLASFKIWNMATVGGNLCNGLPAGPMISLTAALDGSCLLQAQDGSRRRVGVADFITGAGRKDLSEGELLRSVTLPARSLTCRTAFRQVSLYGLGRSAALVIGALDPLDGSLAVTVTAATVRPFRLWFPSPPTAAALRATLDDAVTDAEWFDDLHGLPAWRRHMALRLAEEVRAELAPRPPSPTEAVR; encoded by the coding sequence ATGGACCTGAACACCGTGCTGGAGGTGCGGGACGCCCGGCTGCACGCCCCGTGGCGACCCGGCGACGCCTGGCTGGGCGGCGGCACCTACCTCTTCTCCGAACCCCAGCCACACCTCCGCCGCCTGGTGGACCTCGGCCGGATGGGCTGGGAGCCGGTCAGTCAACTCCCGGACGGCTCCCTGGAGATCGCCGCCACCTGCACCATCGCCCAGCTCTCGCGCTTCGCGGCCGCCCTCCCGGCCCCGGCCGCGCCGCTCTTCGAGCAGTGCTGCCGCGCCTTCCTCGCCTCGTTCAAGATCTGGAACATGGCGACCGTCGGCGGCAACCTCTGCAACGGCCTGCCGGCCGGACCGATGATCTCGCTGACCGCCGCCCTGGACGGAAGCTGCCTGCTCCAGGCCCAGGACGGCTCCCGACGCCGGGTCGGGGTCGCCGACTTCATCACCGGCGCCGGCCGCAAGGACCTCTCCGAGGGCGAACTCCTCCGCTCGGTCACCCTGCCCGCCCGCTCCCTGACCTGCCGGACCGCCTTCCGTCAGGTCTCCCTCTACGGACTCGGCCGCTCCGCCGCCCTGGTCATCGGCGCGCTCGACCCCCTGGACGGCTCCCTGGCCGTCACCGTCACCGCCGCCACCGTCCGCCCCTTCCGTCTCTGGTTCCCCTCCCCGCCCACCGCCGCCGCGCTGCGCGCCACCCTCGACGACGCCGTCACCGACGCCGAGTGGTTCGACGACCTCCACGGCCTGCCCGCCTGGCGCCGCCACATGGCGCTGCGGCTCGCCGAGGAGGTCCGCGCCGAACTCGCCCCCCGCCCGCCGTCCCCCACGGAGGCCGTCCGATGA
- a CDS encoding molybdopterin-dependent oxidoreductase codes for MSHVIHVNGREFDAAPRPGQCLRTYLRDRGWFGVKKGCDAGDCGACTVHVDGEPVHSCLYPAVRAAGRRVTTVEGLAEPDGELHPVQRKFLAAQGFQCGFCTAGFLMTTAKLAEDQLADLPRALKGNLCRCTGYRAIEDAIRGVTHVEEPRPGESVGANLGAPAGPQVVTGTARYTFDIEVPGLLHMKLLRSPHPHARIVAVDTADALRVPGVHLVLTHRDAPERLFSSARHEHPTEDPDDTRVLDDVVRFVGQRVAAVVADTEAAAEEGCRRIAVEYEVLPHVLDPEEAMRPGAPVVHPKDPETSRIARPQENVVGEVHGEIGSVERGFAEADVVYEETFRTQRVQHASLETHGALAYFEEREDGAGERIVVRSSTQVPFLTRRALCTLYDLPEDEVRVVAGRVGGGFGGKQEMLTEDVVVLAARRLHRPVKLEFTRAEQFFGATTRHPFTIGIKAGAQRDGTLTALQLRVVANTGAYGNHGPAVMFHSVGESMAVYRAPHKKVNAFSVYTHCVPAGAFRGYGLGQVTFAVESALDELARRLGIDPLVFRERNIIGPGEHMITPGGEEEDLQIASYGLDQCLKVVRDAMAEDRGAADAPEGWLVGQGAAMAMIATGPPGGHYADATVTLLDDGGYDIAVGTAEFGNGTTTVHKQITAGALGTTVDRITIRQSDTDVVRHDTGAFGSAGTVVAGKAVMRAANGLAEKILTFAAEHARTPRSQCRLLADAVECAGRPVPLKELHAAARAQGEELTAAGHWGGSPRSVAFNAQWFKIAVDPDTGEIRILRSVHSADAGRVMNPMQCRGQVEGGVAQALGATLFEQVLVDGDGRVLTPAFRRYRLPAYADVPRTEVHFTQTSDAIGPLGAKSMSESPFNPVAPAFGNALRDATGVRFTEVPFLRDKVWLALAEHRAAGGPAGWSARAHPSREGSV; via the coding sequence ATGAGCCACGTCATCCACGTCAACGGCCGGGAGTTCGACGCCGCGCCCCGGCCCGGCCAGTGCCTGCGCACCTATCTGCGGGACCGCGGCTGGTTCGGGGTGAAGAAGGGCTGCGACGCCGGGGACTGCGGCGCCTGCACCGTCCACGTCGACGGGGAGCCGGTGCACAGCTGCCTCTACCCGGCCGTCCGCGCCGCCGGGCGCCGGGTCACCACCGTCGAGGGACTGGCCGAGCCGGACGGCGAACTCCACCCGGTGCAACGGAAGTTCCTCGCCGCCCAGGGCTTCCAGTGCGGCTTTTGCACCGCCGGCTTCCTGATGACCACCGCCAAGCTGGCCGAGGACCAACTCGCCGATCTTCCACGGGCGTTGAAGGGCAACCTCTGCCGCTGCACCGGCTACCGCGCCATCGAGGACGCGATCCGCGGCGTCACGCACGTCGAGGAGCCCCGCCCCGGGGAGTCGGTCGGCGCCAACCTCGGCGCCCCCGCCGGCCCGCAGGTGGTCACCGGCACCGCCCGCTACACCTTCGACATCGAGGTCCCGGGACTGCTGCACATGAAGCTGCTGCGCTCCCCGCACCCGCACGCCCGGATCGTCGCCGTCGACACCGCCGACGCGCTGCGGGTCCCCGGCGTCCACCTCGTCCTGACCCACCGCGACGCCCCCGAGCGGCTGTTCTCCTCCGCCCGCCACGAGCACCCCACCGAGGACCCGGACGACACCCGCGTCCTGGACGACGTGGTCCGCTTCGTCGGCCAACGGGTGGCCGCCGTGGTCGCCGACACCGAGGCCGCCGCCGAGGAGGGCTGCCGCAGGATCGCGGTGGAGTACGAGGTGCTGCCGCACGTTCTCGACCCGGAGGAGGCGATGCGCCCCGGCGCCCCGGTGGTGCACCCCAAGGACCCCGAAACCTCCCGGATCGCCCGTCCGCAGGAGAACGTCGTCGGCGAGGTGCACGGCGAGATCGGCAGCGTGGAACGGGGTTTCGCCGAGGCAGACGTGGTCTACGAGGAGACCTTCCGCACCCAACGGGTGCAGCACGCGAGCCTGGAGACGCACGGCGCCCTCGCCTACTTCGAGGAGCGCGAGGACGGCGCCGGCGAGCGGATCGTGGTCCGCTCCAGCACCCAGGTGCCCTTCCTGACCCGGCGCGCCCTGTGCACCCTCTACGACCTGCCGGAGGACGAGGTCAGGGTGGTCGCGGGCCGGGTGGGCGGCGGCTTCGGCGGCAAGCAGGAGATGCTGACCGAGGACGTCGTGGTACTCGCCGCGAGGCGGCTACACCGCCCGGTGAAGCTGGAGTTCACCCGTGCCGAGCAGTTCTTCGGCGCCACCACCCGGCACCCGTTCACCATCGGGATCAAGGCCGGCGCCCAACGGGACGGCACCCTGACGGCGCTGCAACTCCGGGTGGTCGCCAACACCGGCGCCTACGGCAACCACGGCCCGGCGGTGATGTTCCACAGCGTCGGCGAGTCGATGGCCGTCTACCGCGCCCCGCACAAGAAGGTCAACGCCTTCTCCGTCTACACCCATTGCGTCCCGGCCGGCGCCTTCCGCGGCTACGGGCTGGGGCAGGTCACCTTCGCCGTGGAGTCCGCCCTGGACGAACTGGCCCGCCGCCTGGGCATCGATCCGCTGGTCTTCCGGGAGCGCAACATCATCGGCCCCGGGGAGCACATGATCACCCCCGGGGGCGAGGAGGAGGACCTCCAGATCGCCAGCTACGGGCTGGACCAGTGCCTGAAGGTCGTCCGCGACGCGATGGCCGAGGACCGCGGCGCCGCGGACGCTCCCGAGGGGTGGCTGGTCGGCCAGGGCGCCGCCATGGCGATGATCGCCACCGGCCCGCCCGGCGGCCACTACGCCGACGCCACGGTGACCCTGCTGGACGACGGCGGCTACGACATCGCCGTCGGCACCGCCGAGTTCGGCAACGGCACCACCACCGTCCACAAACAGATCACCGCCGGCGCGCTCGGTACCACCGTCGACCGGATCACCATCCGGCAGTCCGACACCGACGTCGTCCGGCACGACACCGGCGCCTTCGGCTCGGCCGGCACCGTGGTGGCCGGCAAGGCCGTGATGCGGGCGGCCAACGGGCTGGCCGAGAAGATCCTCACCTTCGCCGCCGAGCACGCCCGCACCCCGCGGAGCCAGTGCCGGCTGCTCGCCGACGCGGTGGAGTGCGCCGGCCGGCCGGTCCCGCTCAAGGAACTGCACGCGGCCGCCCGGGCGCAGGGCGAGGAACTGACCGCGGCCGGGCACTGGGGCGGCTCACCGCGCTCGGTGGCCTTCAACGCCCAGTGGTTCAAGATCGCCGTAGACCCCGACACCGGCGAGATCCGGATCCTGCGCAGCGTGCACTCGGCCGACGCCGGCCGGGTCATGAACCCGATGCAGTGCCGCGGTCAGGTCGAGGGCGGGGTGGCCCAGGCGCTCGGCGCCACCCTCTTCGAACAGGTCCTGGTCGACGGCGACGGCAGGGTCCTCACCCCCGCCTTCCGCCGCTACCGGCTGCCCGCCTACGCCGACGTCCCGCGCACCGAGGTGCACTTCACCCAAACCTCGGACGCCATCGGGCCGTTGGGGGCCAAGTCGATGAGCGAGAGCCCGTTCAACCCGGTGGCGCCGGCCTTCGGCAACGCGCTGCGCGACGCCACCGGGGTGCGCTTCACGGAGGTGCCGTTCCTCCGCGACAAGGTGTGGCTGGCCCTGGCGGAGCACCGTGCCGCGGGCGGCCCGGCGGGCTGGTCGGCCCGGGCGCACCCGTCGCGGGAGGGCTCGGTGTGA
- a CDS encoding molybdopterin-dependent oxidoreductase → MSRLSPPRATAVRGAPDAVPPAARSFLISGQLRHPLALTVADLRERWPQRHAPVVFDCATNGPQHHTFDGPLLREVLAAAGPAFDARRRKDRSRFLLAVTGGDGHHTVLSWAEIDADFGDAPILLATAMDGRPLDGDGSQLVVPSDRCGARYISAITDIWVGACPVPGER, encoded by the coding sequence ATGAGCCGTCTCAGCCCGCCCCGCGCCACCGCCGTCCGCGGCGCGCCGGACGCCGTGCCGCCCGCCGCCCGGTCCTTCCTGATCAGCGGTCAGCTCCGGCACCCGCTCGCGCTGACCGTCGCCGATCTGCGGGAGCGCTGGCCGCAGCGGCACGCCCCGGTGGTCTTCGACTGCGCCACCAACGGGCCGCAGCACCACACCTTCGACGGCCCGCTGCTGCGCGAGGTGCTGGCGGCGGCCGGCCCGGCCTTCGACGCCCGGCGGCGCAAGGACCGCTCCCGTTTCCTGCTGGCCGTCACCGGCGGCGACGGCCACCACACGGTGCTGTCCTGGGCGGAGATCGACGCCGACTTCGGTGACGCCCCGATCCTGCTGGCCACCGCCATGGACGGCCGACCGCTGGACGGCGACGGCAGCCAACTCGTGGTGCCCTCCGACCGCTGCGGCGCCCGCTACATCAGCGCCATCACCGACATCTGGGTGGGCGCCTGCCCGGTGCCGGGGGAGCGGTAG